The following are from one region of the Thermoproteus uzoniensis 768-20 genome:
- a CDS encoding type II secretion system F family protein has product MLKRLSPNQELAFVLGVKLEELRKTGLLLAGAMAGLGAAIAAFGILIHQTMFLMASLAVFLMAPILYLYPIFELKSRVGRLEGEMLPAAVYATIYAAAERDMSEGFFAVANNPGVAPTLASLVKGVERLQIKRLIPTPYEALGEAARLFEGSKVADFLVTISVARTIGLSQYIQARDLLRSVLFELKTAYARLAENLKVLGEVILVFFGVLPLMLFIMTSIFYGPNTSIQLPAYTFVAIPLMTLALALLVDSAYPKTPEKFTRLYRLYGIGAGIGAVVGVASYFLLSALPLPIHVSSQQGAIFLPDIKNAYVIAIALGLGSMAATAFVIPKYLAESSRRWNITAALPFFTRDLSELVKTGLSPAQAVVRIMERKTYNKQFDRFMKGVMRQIASGKTFYEAMMAEGSKAPWFARVVLSATAEAERLGARHEIFAELADTSRELVDILKAARSNVRGAVIFGLMTIAIIAVMLGGVVKTLLFQVADYASGITTTVASNIPANIQLITWNEVPAVLRYSLLGVVINSVALGILVGKTGEGNFLASSLYGFIAALIATASVIASMFI; this is encoded by the coding sequence ATGTTGAAGAGGCTTTCTCCGAACCAGGAACTCGCGTTTGTTTTAGGAGTCAAGCTGGAAGAGCTACGGAAGACGGGCCTTCTCTTGGCTGGAGCCATGGCAGGCCTCGGCGCGGCCATCGCCGCCTTCGGGATACTGATACACCAGACTATGTTCCTCATGGCGTCTCTGGCGGTATTCCTGATGGCTCCCATCCTATACCTCTACCCGATCTTCGAGCTCAAGAGCAGAGTCGGGAGGCTTGAAGGCGAGATGTTGCCTGCCGCCGTCTACGCCACCATATACGCAGCGGCCGAGAGGGATATGTCCGAGGGGTTCTTCGCCGTGGCCAACAATCCCGGCGTGGCGCCTACCCTAGCCTCTCTTGTGAAGGGCGTCGAGAGGCTCCAGATCAAACGCCTCATCCCGACTCCCTACGAGGCGTTGGGCGAGGCCGCGCGCCTATTCGAGGGGAGCAAAGTCGCCGACTTCCTGGTAACTATCTCGGTGGCCCGCACAATTGGCCTCAGCCAATACATACAGGCGAGGGATCTCTTAAGAAGCGTTCTCTTCGAGCTCAAGACCGCGTATGCCCGCCTCGCCGAGAACCTAAAGGTGTTGGGCGAGGTTATCCTGGTGTTCTTCGGAGTTCTGCCCCTCATGCTGTTCATCATGACGTCGATCTTCTACGGCCCCAATACGTCGATCCAGCTCCCGGCCTACACCTTCGTAGCCATACCCCTAATGACGCTCGCGCTGGCTCTTCTTGTGGATTCGGCCTATCCCAAAACGCCGGAGAAGTTCACTAGATTATACCGGCTCTACGGCATCGGCGCGGGCATAGGCGCCGTTGTCGGGGTAGCCTCCTACTTCCTCCTCTCAGCACTGCCATTGCCCATACACGTGAGTTCTCAGCAAGGCGCTATTTTCCTCCCCGACATCAAGAACGCCTACGTAATTGCGATAGCCCTCGGCTTGGGCTCCATGGCAGCTACCGCCTTCGTAATTCCCAAGTATCTGGCCGAGTCCAGCCGTCGGTGGAACATCACCGCAGCCCTTCCCTTCTTCACCAGAGATCTCTCGGAGCTCGTCAAGACCGGCCTCTCGCCGGCGCAAGCGGTCGTCAGAATCATGGAGCGGAAGACCTACAACAAGCAGTTCGATAGGTTCATGAAAGGCGTCATGAGACAGATAGCGTCGGGGAAGACGTTCTACGAGGCCATGATGGCCGAGGGGTCCAAGGCCCCCTGGTTCGCCCGGGTTGTCCTATCGGCGACCGCCGAGGCGGAAAGGCTGGGGGCCCGCCACGAGATATTCGCAGAGCTGGCCGACACCTCGCGGGAGTTGGTTGACATCCTCAAGGCTGCCCGCTCGAACGTAAGAGGCGCCGTCATATTCGGCTTGATGACTATAGCGATTATCGCGGTTATGCTTGGGGGAGTCGTGAAGACGTTGCTCTTCCAAGTCGCCGACTACGCCTCCGGCATAACCACAACCGTTGCGAGCAACATACCGGCGAATATCCAGCTCATAACGTGGAACGAGGTGCCGGCGGTTCTGAGGTACAGTCTATTAGGCGTGGTCATAAACTCCGTGGCTCTGGGCATTCTGGTCGGCAAGACGGGCGAGGGCAACTTCCTGGCCAGCTCTCTCTACGGCTTCATAGCCGCACTCATAGCCACGGCCTCCGTGATCGCGTCTATGTTTATCTAA
- a CDS encoding PP2C family protein-serine/threonine phosphatase: MRLMISLAGKTVYGELSDIPEDAGGCDSLNLAKLGRKRDYRLAGYLRSIRGPRELNEDSAAVAVKEEEGRGLVAVADGVGGLSYGDAASSTAICAVIANFAKADHYDESWLADLFSKAHEAVSRLGKGATTLSVALVDVNSQTVVAGNVGDSPMYLVDFEKGTVTDLTPNRDERARYIVQAVGHKSYVGPHILKIPIGARGALLAVTDGIDDFLPDKRLYAAYLRGPDRHVNELIKAVENKTKDNATAVALYFKTSRSSLWRLFRI, translated from the coding sequence ATGAGGCTGATGATCTCTCTCGCAGGCAAGACGGTCTACGGCGAGCTTTCCGATATCCCTGAAGATGCTGGGGGTTGCGATTCGCTGAACTTAGCCAAGCTGGGCAGAAAGAGGGACTACAGACTGGCCGGCTATTTAAGATCAATTAGAGGCCCTCGTGAGTTGAACGAGGATTCGGCCGCCGTGGCTGTGAAGGAGGAAGAGGGACGTGGACTCGTGGCTGTTGCCGACGGCGTAGGGGGCTTAAGCTACGGCGACGCGGCGAGCTCTACGGCCATATGCGCCGTGATCGCAAATTTCGCGAAGGCGGACCACTACGACGAGAGCTGGCTGGCGGATCTATTCTCCAAGGCCCATGAGGCCGTATCCAGATTGGGGAAGGGAGCCACGACGCTCTCTGTGGCGTTAGTCGACGTCAACTCGCAGACAGTCGTGGCGGGCAATGTGGGCGACAGCCCTATGTACCTCGTGGATTTCGAGAAGGGGACTGTGACGGATTTAACCCCTAATAGGGATGAACGTGCCCGCTACATAGTACAGGCAGTAGGCCACAAGAGCTATGTAGGACCCCACATACTCAAGATCCCGATTGGGGCGCGCGGAGCGTTGCTGGCCGTTACAGACGGAATCGACGACTTTCTCCCAGACAAGAGGTTATACGCAGCGTATCTACGAGGGCCCGATCGGCATGTTAATGAGCTGATAAAAGCCGTCGAGAACAAGACCAAGGACAACGCGACCGCGGTTGCCCTTTACTTCAAGACCTCGCGGAGCTCGCTCTGGCGGCTCTTCCGTATTTAG